The Microcella flavibacter DNA segment GGCCGAGAGGCTCGCGCAGGCCTGGCCGAGCCAGTGACCGAGCTGGCGCAGGGCGTGCAGGGCGCCCGGGTCGCCGTCGGCGATGTGCTCGGCGAGCAGCCCGCCGTCGAGCGCGCCGGCCCGCTCGCGCGCCGCAGCGAGGGTCAGGCCGATGCCGCCGGCGTCGGCGATCTCGTTGGCCATCCGCAGCAGGGCGCGGCCCGAGCCGTACTGCTCGATGCAGCCGTGCGCGCCGCAGCCGCAGGGCAGGCCGTCGGGGACGACGCGCAGATGCCCGAGTTCGCCGGCCGTGCCGAAGCCGCCGCGCAGCAGGCGGTCGCCCGTCACGATCGCGCCGCCGACCCCCGTGCCGATGGTGAGCATCGTCATGTCGTGGGCATCCCGCGCGGCGCCGAAGCGGAACTCGGCCCAGCCGGCGGCGTTGGCATCGTTGTCGATCGTGACGTCCATGCCGAGGCGGTCGCGCAGACGATCGCGGAAGGGCTCGTTGCGCCAGTTGATGTTCGGCGCGTAGTAAACGGTGCTCTGCGAGGAGTCGATGAAGCCGGCCGCGGCGACGCCCGTGGCGATGACCTGCTGCCCCGCGCCGAGCCGCTGCACCATCTCGACCACCGCGTCGACGATGGCGCCGGGGTCGCCGGCCGGGGTCGGGGTGCGCTCCTCCGCGAGGATCACCCCGTCATCAGCGACAAGCGCGCCCGCGATCTTGGTCCCACCGATGTCGATTCCCACAGCATGCACGGGAATGGAGCCTAGCGGGGCTCGTCGCCCCCGGGAGAGCGCCCGTTCAGCGGATAGACTGCGCCGACCACCCGTCCACCGGTACCGAAGGAGCTGCCGTGAAAGAATTCGTCGTCCCGGCCGTCGTCACACCCGACCCCCAGGCCAACGCGACCGACCTCCTCGTCGACCGCGTCGCCCTCGATCCGAACGCCGCGCTCTTCGCGCTGCCGACCGCCGACGGGGGGTGGCAGGACGTCTCGGCGGGCGAGTTCCACCGCCAGGTCGTCGCGCTCGCCAAGGGCTTCATGGCCTCCGGCGTGCAGGCCGGCGACAAGATCGGCTTCATCTGCAAGACCCGCTACGAGTGGACGCTGGTCGACTTCGCCGCCTGGTTCGCCGGCGCGGTGCTCGTGCCGATCTACGAGACGAGCTCGCCGAGCCAGATCCAGTACATCCTCGAGAACTCCGAGGCCACCGCGATCATCGTGGAGACCGCCGAGCACTTCTCGCGCTTCGACGAGATCGCGGGCGACGTCGCCCACGTCACGACGACGTGGCAGATGCACCTGGGCGACCTCGACAAGCTGGCCGCGCAGGGCACGACCGTCAGCGACGAGCAGGTCGAGGAGCGCCGCAGCATCGCCGTCGGCTCCGACCTCGCGACGCTCATCTACACCTCCGGCTCGACCGGCACCCCCAAGGGCTGCGTGCTCACCCACTCCAACTTCGTCGAGCTCAGCCGCAACGCCGCGGTCGCCATGAAGGAGGTGCTGGCGCCGGGAGCATCCACCCTGCTCTTCATCACCACGGCGCACGTCTTCGCGCGCTTCATCTCGATCCTCGCCGTGCACGCGGGCGCGAAGGTCGGCCACCAGGCCGACACGAAGCAGCTGCTGCCGGCCCTCGGCTCGTTCAAGCCGACCTTCCTGCTCGCGGTGCCCCGCGTGTTCGAGAAGGTCTACAACTCCTCCGAGCAGAAGGCCGAGGCCGGCGGCAAGGGCAAGATCTTCCGCAAGGCGGCCGACGTCGCCGTGGCGCACTCGCAGGCGCTCGACGCCGGCAGCGTGCCGTTCGGCCTCAAGGTGCAGTTCGCGCTCTTCGACCGCCTGGTCTACTCGAAGCTCAAGACCGCCATGGGTGGCCGCGTCGTCTACGCCGTCTCGGGCTCGGCGCCCCTCGGGCTGCGCCTCGGCCACTTCTTCCGCAGCATGGGCATCCGCATCCTCGAGGGCTACGGCCTCACCGAGACCACGGCCCCCGCGACGGTGAACCTCGTCAGCAAGTTCAAGATCGGCACCACCGGCCCGGCCCTGCCCGGCGTCGGGGTGAAGATCGCCGACGACGGCGAGATCCTCGTCAAGGGCATCAACGTCTTCGCCGGCTACTGGAAGAACGAGGCCGCGACCGCCGAGGTCATGGACGGCGAGTGGTTCCGCACCGGCGACATCGGTGTGCTCGACGACGACGGCTACCTCACGATCACCGGTCGCAAGAAGGAGATCATCGTGACCGCCGGCGGCAAGAACGTCGCCCCGGCCGGCCTGGAGGATCCGATCCGCTCGAACCCGATCATCGGCCAGGTCGTCGTCGTCGGCGACCAGAAGCCCTTCGTCTCGGCGCTCATCACGCTCGACAGCGAGATGCTGCCGGTGTGGCTCAACAACAACGGCGAGGAGGCCACGATGTCGCTCGACGCCGCGGCCCGGCACCCCAAGGTGCTCGCCGAGGTGCAGCGCGCCGTCGACGTGGCGAACTCCCGCGTCTCGCGGGCCGAGTCGATCCGCAAGTTCACCATCCTCGCCACCGAATTCACGGAGGCGAGCGGGCACCTCACGCCCAAGATGAGCATCAAGCGCAACGTCATCACGAGCGACTTCGCGTCGGTCATCGAGGGCATGTACGCCGGGGCTCCGCAGACGCAGGGCATCTCGCTGCAGGGCTAGAGCACCACGATCGGCGCGGGCGCTCCTCCTCACCGGAGGGGCGCCCGCGTCGTTCGTGCGCGCGGCGCGCGGCGGGCATCCCGAAACCGCGCAGCGGACGATCGAGACGGGATGCCCGGCGCGGGCTCAGCGGCCGAACCACTCCTGGCGGCGGATCGCGCGCATAGCCTCGCGCTTGACCTCGGGCTCGAGGCCCTCGATGTAGAGGCGGCCGTCGAGGTGGTCGGTCTCGTGCTGCAGCGCCTGGGCGAGCAGACCCTCCCCCGCGAGCTCGACGGGCGCGCCGTCGAGGTCGATGCCGGTGACGCGCGCCCACGGGTGGCGCAGCCGCGGGAACCCGACGCCCGGCACGGAGAGGCAGCCCTCGTCGACGGGTTCGGGCTCGCCCCGCACCTCGACGAGCACGGGGTTGAGCACGTAGCCGACCTCGCCGTCGACGTTGTAGCTGAACGCGCGCAGGCCGACGCCGATCTGGTTCGCGGCGACGCCCGCCCGGCCCGGCTCGCGCACGGTGTCGAGCAGGTCGGCCACCAGCCGCCGCGTGCCGTCGTCGATGGTCGCGATCTCGTCCGTGCGCGAGCGCAGCACGGGGTCGCCGAAGAGGCGGATGGGGCGGACGGTCATCGGGGCGGTCAGCGCTCCGCGACGGGCATGCCGTCCATGACGATGGCCGCGAGCTGCCGGGCGTAGTACCGGGTGGTTGAGTGCAGCGAGTCCCAGTTGATCGCGCTGCCGGCGGCGAGCTGCTCGTCGTACGGGATGCGCACGATGGCGCGCACGCGGGAGGCGAAGTGCGCCTCGATCTCGTCGAGCTTCACGAGGTTCGTGGCCTGCGTGCCGGCGTTGATCGCCACGACGGCGTTGCGCACGAGGGCGCCGTAGCCGTTCGCCTCGAGCCAGGTGAGCGTCTCGGAGGCCAGCCGCGCCTCGTCGACGCTGCCGCCCGAGACGATGACGATCGAGTCGGCGCGCTGCAGGGTCGCCCGCATGACCGAGTGCACGATGCCCGTGCCGCAGTCGGTGAGCACGATCGAGTAGTAGCGGGCGGCGAGGTCGGCCACGACGTTGTAGTCGTTCTCGTCGAAGGCCTCCGACAGCATCGGGTCGGTGTCGCTCGCGAGCACGTCGAGGCGCGTCTCGTCGCGCGAGACGAGCGTCGAGAAATCGGTGTACCCCTGGATGCTCGCGGCCCGGTTGACGACGTCGCGCACGGTCGCGCGCGTCTGCTTCGTGATCCGCTCGCTGAGGGTGCCGCGGTCGGGGTTCGCGTCGACGGCGATGATGCGGTCCTCGCGCACGGAGGCGAGCGCCATGCCGAGCAGGGCCGTCACGGTGGTCTTGCCGACGCCGCCCTTGCGCGTGAGGACGGGCACGAACCGGGCCCCGCCCTCGAGGGCGACGTCGATGCGGGCGTCGAGCTCCTTGCGCGCGCGCACCTTCGGCGAGTCGCCGAGGTTCACCCGGCGGAGGGTCGCGGAGTAGACGAAGCGCGGCCAGGCGCCCTCGGGCTGCGCCCGCCGCCCGCGGCGGCTGTCGATGAGGCGGTCGGCGGTGAGCATGGCGGCCGATTCGGGGCCGACGCGCTGGCCGTGCATCCGCTCGTGCCGGGTGTAGTCGGCGACCGCGACGCCGCCCGTGTCGGTGGGCGGCGAGGTGGTCGCGCGGGCGAGCGACTCGTCGGCGAGGGCGATCGTGGTCGTGCCCGTCTCGAGCACCTCGATGACGCTCGGGTCGATCGCCGAGCCCGGGATCGCGACGGCGGTCTCGTCGTCGGGAGCGACGCGCACCGGGGCGGGCAGGGCGACTTCGATCGTCAGCGACTCGGGCAGAGACGCGGCGAGGTCGTCGCCGGAGGGCTCGAGGCCGTCGTCGACGGTCGTCTCGTCGCGGCGGGCGCGATCAGGCACCATAGAGCGACCCTCCTCCTGTGTATGCGGCTCGCCAGTCTACCGTCCGGCTCGCCGGGCTCAGCCGACGACGACGAGCAGGTCGCCCGCCTCGACCTGCTGCGTGGCCGGCACGGCGAGCCGCTGCACGGTGCCCGCGACGGGGGCGGTGATCGCCGCCTCCATCTTCATGGCCTCGATGGTGGCGACGGTCTGGCCGACGGCGACCTTCTCGCCCTCGGCGACCTTGAGCGTCACGACGCCCATGAACGGCGCCGCGATCTGACCGGGCTGCGCGGGGTCGGCCTTCTCGGCGCTCACCGCGTCGACGGCCACCGAGCGGTCGCGCACCGTCACCGGGCGCATCTGCCCGTTGAGCGTCGCCATGACGCTGCGCATGCCCTTCTCGTCGGGCTCGCCGATCGCCTCGAGCGAGATGAACAGGCTCACGCCGCGCTCGATCTCGATCGTGTGCTCCACCCCGGGCTTCAGGCCGTAGAGGTAGTCGGGGGTGGCGAGCACCGAGAGGTCGCCGTACTGCTCGCGCACCTGCAGGAACTGCTGCGTCGGCTGGGCGAAGAGCAGCTGGTTGAGCATGAGTCGGCGGTCGTCGGTCGAGCCCGCGAGCTTGGCGCGCTGCTCGTCCGTGATCGGCGTCGTGCCGATCTTGACCGTGCGGCCCTCGAGCACCTTCGAGCGGAAGGGCTCGGGCCACCCGCCCGGCAGGTCGCCGAGCTCGCCGGCCATGAAGCCGATGACGGAGTCGGGGATGTCGTAGTTCTGCGGGTTCTGCTCGAAGTCGGCCGGGTCGGCGCCCGCGGCCGCCATCTGCAGCGCGAGGTCGCCGACGACCTTCGACGACGGCGTCACCTTCGTCGGGCGGCCGAGGATGCGGTTCGCCGCGGCGTACCAGTCCTCGATGAGCTCGAAGCGGTCGCCGAGGCCGAGCGCGATGGCCTGCTGGCGCAGGTTCGACAGCTGGCCGCCGGGGATCTCGTGCGTGTACACGCGCCCGGTGGGGCCCGGCAGCCCCGACTCGAAGGGCGCGTAGGCGCGGCGCACCGACTCCCAATAGGGCTCGAGATCGGTGACGGCCTCGAGCGGGATGCCCGTGTCGCGCTCGGTGTGCGCGAGCGCGGCGACGAGGGCCGAGAGCGAGGGCTGCGAGGTGGTGCCCGCCATGGGGGCGCTCGCGGCATCGACGGCGTCGGCCCCGGCGCGCGCGGCGGCGAGCAGCGTCGCGAGCTGACCGCCGGCGGTGTCGTGCGTGTGCACGTGCACGGGCAGGTCGAAGCGCTCGCGCAGGGCGCCGACGAGCTTCTCGGCCGCGCCGGCGCGCAGCAGCCCGGCCATGTCCTTGATGGCGAGGATGTGCGCGCCCGACTCGACCATCCGCTCGGCGAGCCGCAGGTAGTAGTCGAGCGTGTAGAGGTCCTCCGCCGGGTCGAGCAGGTCGCCCGAGTAGCACAGCGCCACCTCGGCTACCGTGGAGCCCGTGGCGAGCACCGCGTCGATCGCGGGCCGCATCTGGTCGACGTCGTTGAGCGCGTCGAAGATGCGGAACACGTCGATGCCGGTCGCGGCGGCCTCGGCGACGAAGGCGTCGGTCACCTCGGTCGGGTACGGCGTGTAGCCGACCGTGTTGCGCCCGCGCAGCAGCATCTGGATGGCGACGTTCGGGAGGGCCTCGCGCATGGCGGCGAGCCGCTGCCACGGGTCCTCCCCCAGGAAGCGGAGGGCGACGTCGTACGTCGCTCCGCCCCAGGCCTCGACGCTGAGCAGCTGCGGCGTCAGCCGCGCGACGTGCGGCATGACGGCGGTGAGGTCGCGCGAGCGCACCCGCGTGGCGAGGAGCGACTGGTGGGCATCCCGGAACGTCGTGTCGGTGACGGCGAGCGCGGTCTGCTCGCGCAGCGCGCGGGCGAAGCCCTGCGGCCCGAGCTCGAGCAGCCGCTGGCGCGAGCCCTCGGGCGCGGCGGTCTCGAGGTCGACGGACGGCAGCTTGAGCGCGGGGTCGATGATGCCGGCGCCCGCGCCGTGCGGCTGGTTGACGGTGACGTCGGCGAGCCAGCTCAGCACCTTCGTGCCGCGATCCTTCGAGGCGTTGCTGCGCACGAGGTGCGGCCGCTCCTCGATGAAGGAGGTGCTGAGGTCGCCGGCCTGGAAGGCCGGGTCGTCGAGCACGGCCTGCAGGAACGGGATGTTCGTGGTCACGCCGCGGATGCGGAACTCGGCGAGACCGCGGCGCGAGCGCGAGACGGCGGCGGCGAAGTCGCGGCCGCGGCAGGTCATCTTCGCGAGCATGGAGTCGAAGTGCGGCGAGATCTGCGCGCCCGAGGCGATCGTGCCGCCATCGAGGCGCACGCCGGCGCCGCCGGGCGAGCGGTAGGTCGTGATCTTGCCCGTGTCGGGGCGGAAGCCGCTCGCCGGGTCCTCCGTCGTGATGCGGCACTGCAGGGCGGCGCCGCGCAGGTGGATGCTCTCCTGCTCCAGGCCGAGCTCGGCGAGGGTCTGGCCGTAGGCGATGCGCATCTGCGACTGCACGAGGTCGACGTCGGTGACCTCCTCAGTCACGGTGTGCTCGACCTGGATGCGCGGGTTCATCTCGATGAAGACGTGCTCGCCCGCGCGCTCGCCCGCGGTGTCGAGCAGGAACTCGACCGTGCCGGCGTTGACGTAGCCGATCGACTTCGCGAAGGCGATCGCGTCGCGGTACATCGCCTGCCGCACGCCCTCGTCGAGGTTGGGGGCCGGGGCGATCTCGACGACCTTCTGGTGGCGCCGCTGCACCGAACAGTCGCGCTCGAACAGGTGCACCGTGCCGCCGTGGGCGTCGGCGAGGATCTGCACCTCGATGTGGCGAGGGCGCACGACGGCCTGCTCGACGAACATGGTCGCGTCGCCGAAGGCGCTGTCGGCCTCGCGCATGGCCGCCTTGAGGGCGTCCTCCAGCTCCTCGCGGCGCTCGACGCGGCGCATGCCGCGCCCGCCGCCGCCCGCGACCGCCTTGGCGAAGACGGGAAAGCCGATCTCGTCGGCGGCGTCGAGCAGCACCTGGATGTCGGTCGTCGCGGGGCTCGACTTCAGCACGGGCACGCCGGCGGCGATCGCCTTTTCCTTCGCCGAGACCTTGTTGCCGGCCATCTCGAGCACGGAGCGCGGCGGGCCGATGAAGGTGATGCCGGCGTCGGCGGCGGCCTGCGCGAGGTCGGGGTTCTCACTCAGGAAGCCGTAGCCGGGATAGATGGCGTCGGCGCCTGCGAGCTTCGCGACGCGGATGATCTCGGCCACGTCGAGATAGGCGCGCACGGGGTGCCCCGGCTCGCCGATCTGGTACGCCTCATCGGCTTTCAGCCGATGCATAGAGTTGCGATCCTCGTACGGGAAGACGGCGACCGTCTTGGCCCCCAGCTCGTAGGCGGCGCGGAAGGCGCGGATCGCGATCTCCCCGCGGTTGGCGACCAGGATTTTCCGGAACATCGATCCCTTTCGGCGTGCGGCAGGACAGGTGCGGGCGGCTGCCGGGAGCAGTGGTGGCGGCTCGTGCGACGGCGCGTGCGGTGCGCGGTTCCACCCTAGTGAAGGTAGGGTTGTTGATCGTGCACGTACTGAGCATCAGCTCCCTGAAGGGCGGCGTGGGGAAGACCACGGTGACGCTCGGGCTGGCATCGGCGGCGTTCTCGCGGGGCCTTCGCACCCTGGTGGTCGACCTCGATCCGCAGTCCGATGCGTCCACGGGCATGGACATCCAGATCGCCGGGCACCTCAACGTCGCCGACGTGCTCTCCTCCCCCAAGGAGAAGATCGTGCGCCAGGCGATCGCCCCGTCGGGCTGGACCCGCGGGCGCCAGGGCACCGTGGACGTGCTCATCGGCAGCCCCTCTGCCATCAACTTCGACGGGCCGCATCCGAGCATCCGCGAGATCTGGAAGCTCGAGGAGGCCCTCGCCCACGTCGAGGCCGACTACGACCTCGTGCTCATCGACTGCGCCCCCTCTCTCAACGCCCTCACCCGCACCGCCTGGGCCGCGAGCGACCGGGTCGTCGTCGTCACCGAGCCGGGCCTGTTCTCCGTCGCCGCCGCCGACCGCGCCCTCCGCGCGATCGAGGAGATCCGCCGCGGCCTCTCCCCCCGCCTCCAGCCGCTCGGCATCATCGTCAACCGCGCGCGCGTGCAGAGCCTCGAGCATCAGTTCCGCATCAAGGAGCTGCGCGACATGTTCGGCCCGCTCGTGCTCGCCCCGCAGCTGCCCGAGCGCACCTCGCTGCAGCAGGCGCAGGGCGCCGCGAAGCCGCTGCACATCTGGCCGGGCGAGAGCGCGCAGGAGATGGCGCGCAACTTCGACCAGCTGCTGGACCGCGTCATGCGCACGGGGCGGCTCGGGGAGTACGCGCAGCGCTAGCGGGGCATCCCGTCGCCGATCGCACGATCAGTGGATGCTCGGCGCGCCCCGCCCGCTGAGCCTGGCGGCACTGCCCGACGGCGGCGCTCGAGCGCCCTAGGAGGCGCGGGTCGCGCGGCGCGCGGCGAGCTCGTCGGAGGGATCCTCCGCCGGCGTGGAGTCGAGCTCGACGAGCGTGCTCTCGACCTCGCGCAGCACCTTGCCGACGGCGATGCCGAAGACGCCCTGGCCGCGGCTGACGAGGTCGATGACCTCGTGGTCGGAGGTGCAGAGGTAGACGCTCGCGCCGTCGCTCATGAGCGTGGTCTGGGCGAGGTCGCTGACGCCGGCCTCGCGCAGCTGGTTGACGGCCGTGCGGATCTGCTGGAGCGAGATGCCGGTGTCGAGGAGGCGCTTGACGAGCTTGAGCACGAGGATGTCGCGGAAGCCGTAGAGGCGCTGCGTGCCGGAGCCGGAGGCGCCGCGCACGGTGGGCTCGACGAGCTCGGTGCGGGCCCAGTAGTCGAGCTGGCGGTACGAGATGCCGGCGGCGCGGGCCGCGACGGCCCCGCGGTAGCCGGCCTGGTTGTCGAGCTCGGGCAGGCCGTCGGTGAAGAGCAGTTCCATGTCGTAGCGATCGTCGCTGCGGCGGACTTCGCTCATGGCCGATACCTAACCTTCATGTTCACCGTGACAGTTAGCGCCACGGGAGCCACCCTAGCGAGCCGCCGGGCGCGAACCGGAGACATCCGATCGGGCGTCCCGGCGTGTCGGGCTCGACTACGACTGTAGCCTGCCGAGCGCCGATCTGATCAGGCTCGAGCGCACGACTTCGAGCTGCGCGGCGATCTC contains these protein-coding regions:
- a CDS encoding ROK family glucokinase, translating into MHAVGIDIGGTKIAGALVADDGVILAEERTPTPAGDPGAIVDAVVEMVQRLGAGQQVIATGVAAAGFIDSSQSTVYYAPNINWRNEPFRDRLRDRLGMDVTIDNDANAAGWAEFRFGAARDAHDMTMLTIGTGVGGAIVTGDRLLRGGFGTAGELGHLRVVPDGLPCGCGAHGCIEQYGSGRALLRMANEIADAGGIGLTLAAARERAGALDGGLLAEHIADGDPGALHALRQLGHWLGQACASLSAVLDPELFVFGGGVSIAGDLLLDPVRESYLSHLPARGYHPEPRFVVAELVNDAGVVGAADLARIHAAAAAV
- a CDS encoding AMP-dependent synthetase/ligase encodes the protein MKEFVVPAVVTPDPQANATDLLVDRVALDPNAALFALPTADGGWQDVSAGEFHRQVVALAKGFMASGVQAGDKIGFICKTRYEWTLVDFAAWFAGAVLVPIYETSSPSQIQYILENSEATAIIVETAEHFSRFDEIAGDVAHVTTTWQMHLGDLDKLAAQGTTVSDEQVEERRSIAVGSDLATLIYTSGSTGTPKGCVLTHSNFVELSRNAAVAMKEVLAPGASTLLFITTAHVFARFISILAVHAGAKVGHQADTKQLLPALGSFKPTFLLAVPRVFEKVYNSSEQKAEAGGKGKIFRKAADVAVAHSQALDAGSVPFGLKVQFALFDRLVYSKLKTAMGGRVVYAVSGSAPLGLRLGHFFRSMGIRILEGYGLTETTAPATVNLVSKFKIGTTGPALPGVGVKIADDGEILVKGINVFAGYWKNEAATAEVMDGEWFRTGDIGVLDDDGYLTITGRKKEIIVTAGGKNVAPAGLEDPIRSNPIIGQVVVVGDQKPFVSALITLDSEMLPVWLNNNGEEATMSLDAAARHPKVLAEVQRAVDVANSRVSRAESIRKFTILATEFTEASGHLTPKMSIKRNVITSDFASVIEGMYAGAPQTQGISLQG
- a CDS encoding peptide deformylase encodes the protein MTVRPIRLFGDPVLRSRTDEIATIDDGTRRLVADLLDTVREPGRAGVAANQIGVGLRAFSYNVDGEVGYVLNPVLVEVRGEPEPVDEGCLSVPGVGFPRLRHPWARVTGIDLDGAPVELAGEGLLAQALQHETDHLDGRLYIEGLEPEVKREAMRAIRRQEWFGR
- a CDS encoding MinD/ParA family ATP-binding protein, which gives rise to MVPDRARRDETTVDDGLEPSGDDLAASLPESLTIEVALPAPVRVAPDDETAVAIPGSAIDPSVIEVLETGTTTIALADESLARATTSPPTDTGGVAVADYTRHERMHGQRVGPESAAMLTADRLIDSRRGRRAQPEGAWPRFVYSATLRRVNLGDSPKVRARKELDARIDVALEGGARFVPVLTRKGGVGKTTVTALLGMALASVREDRIIAVDANPDRGTLSERITKQTRATVRDVVNRAASIQGYTDFSTLVSRDETRLDVLASDTDPMLSEAFDENDYNVVADLAARYYSIVLTDCGTGIVHSVMRATLQRADSIVIVSGGSVDEARLASETLTWLEANGYGALVRNAVVAINAGTQATNLVKLDEIEAHFASRVRAIVRIPYDEQLAAGSAINWDSLHSTTRYYARQLAAIVMDGMPVAER
- a CDS encoding pyruvate carboxylase, translated to MFRKILVANRGEIAIRAFRAAYELGAKTVAVFPYEDRNSMHRLKADEAYQIGEPGHPVRAYLDVAEIIRVAKLAGADAIYPGYGFLSENPDLAQAAADAGITFIGPPRSVLEMAGNKVSAKEKAIAAGVPVLKSSPATTDIQVLLDAADEIGFPVFAKAVAGGGGRGMRRVERREELEDALKAAMREADSAFGDATMFVEQAVVRPRHIEVQILADAHGGTVHLFERDCSVQRRHQKVVEIAPAPNLDEGVRQAMYRDAIAFAKSIGYVNAGTVEFLLDTAGERAGEHVFIEMNPRIQVEHTVTEEVTDVDLVQSQMRIAYGQTLAELGLEQESIHLRGAALQCRITTEDPASGFRPDTGKITTYRSPGGAGVRLDGGTIASGAQISPHFDSMLAKMTCRGRDFAAAVSRSRRGLAEFRIRGVTTNIPFLQAVLDDPAFQAGDLSTSFIEERPHLVRSNASKDRGTKVLSWLADVTVNQPHGAGAGIIDPALKLPSVDLETAAPEGSRQRLLELGPQGFARALREQTALAVTDTTFRDAHQSLLATRVRSRDLTAVMPHVARLTPQLLSVEAWGGATYDVALRFLGEDPWQRLAAMREALPNVAIQMLLRGRNTVGYTPYPTEVTDAFVAEAAATGIDVFRIFDALNDVDQMRPAIDAVLATGSTVAEVALCYSGDLLDPAEDLYTLDYYLRLAERMVESGAHILAIKDMAGLLRAGAAEKLVGALRERFDLPVHVHTHDTAGGQLATLLAAARAGADAVDAASAPMAGTTSQPSLSALVAALAHTERDTGIPLEAVTDLEPYWESVRRAYAPFESGLPGPTGRVYTHEIPGGQLSNLRQQAIALGLGDRFELIEDWYAAANRILGRPTKVTPSSKVVGDLALQMAAAGADPADFEQNPQNYDIPDSVIGFMAGELGDLPGGWPEPFRSKVLEGRTVKIGTTPITDEQRAKLAGSTDDRRLMLNQLLFAQPTQQFLQVREQYGDLSVLATPDYLYGLKPGVEHTIEIERGVSLFISLEAIGEPDEKGMRSVMATLNGQMRPVTVRDRSVAVDAVSAEKADPAQPGQIAAPFMGVVTLKVAEGEKVAVGQTVATIEAMKMEAAITAPVAGTVQRLAVPATQQVEAGDLLVVVG
- a CDS encoding ParA family protein, producing the protein MHVLSISSLKGGVGKTTVTLGLASAAFSRGLRTLVVDLDPQSDASTGMDIQIAGHLNVADVLSSPKEKIVRQAIAPSGWTRGRQGTVDVLIGSPSAINFDGPHPSIREIWKLEEALAHVEADYDLVLIDCAPSLNALTRTAWAASDRVVVVTEPGLFSVAAADRALRAIEEIRRGLSPRLQPLGIIVNRARVQSLEHQFRIKELRDMFGPLVLAPQLPERTSLQQAQGAAKPLHIWPGESAQEMARNFDQLLDRVMRTGRLGEYAQR
- a CDS encoding MerR family transcriptional regulator — translated: MSEVRRSDDRYDMELLFTDGLPELDNQAGYRGAVAARAAGISYRQLDYWARTELVEPTVRGASGSGTQRLYGFRDILVLKLVKRLLDTGISLQQIRTAVNQLREAGVSDLAQTTLMSDGASVYLCTSDHEVIDLVSRGQGVFGIAVGKVLREVESTLVELDSTPAEDPSDELAARRATRAS